From a single Nicotiana tomentosiformis chromosome 2, ASM39032v3, whole genome shotgun sequence genomic region:
- the LOC104095291 gene encoding protein FLUORESCENT IN BLUE LIGHT, chloroplastic-like → MAMMMKQGLLVGSPCLRSLSHSFFFSPKNPPLKHNIFQLSNKWREEALLKKLIQKIPKKASECIGIDFKEIVQFRQPAATVIVANALMLTSPLEALAETCEAENSLFNMNMPLLLLVALIGATVGGLLARQRKRELQRLNEQLRQINAALRRQVKIESYAPNLSYAPVGGRVAESEVIVDPRKQELISRLKNGKKFLRNQAPEKAQLEFKTALDLAQNLKEPLKEKKAARGLGASLQRQGKYREAIKCHSMVLEISARHGEESGNTEAYGAIADCYTELGDLEQAAKYYDNYIARLETD, encoded by the exons ATGGCAATGATGATGAAGCAAGGGCTTCTAGTAGGGAGTCCTTGCCTTCGTTCTCTCTCACATTCCTTCTTTTTCTCACCCAAAAATCCCCCTCTCAAACACAATATTTTTCAGCTCAGTAACAAATGGAGAGAAGAAGCTCTGTTAAAGAAGCTTATCCAGAAAATACCCAAGAAAGCTTCTGAATGCATTGGAATTGATTTCAAG GAAATCGTGCAGTTTAGGCAGCCAGCAGCAACAGTAATTGTGGCTAATGCATTGATGCTGACTTCACCCTTAGAAGCATTGGCTGAAACATGTGAAGCTGAAAATTCTCTCTTCAATATGAATATGCCCTTACTGCTGCTCGTTGCGCTTATTGGTGCCACTGTTGGAG GACTACTTGCACGTCAGCGAAAAAGGGAATTGCAGCGGTTGAATGAACAGCTCCGCCAGATCAATGCTGCTCTAAGAAGGCAAGTCAAAATTGAGTCGTATGCACCTAACTTAAGTTACGCTCCTGTTGGTGGCAGGGTTGCAGAAAGTGAAGTAATTGTTGATCCAAGAAAACAAGAATTAATATCTCGCTTGAAAAATGGGAAGAAATTTCTTAGAAACCAAGCACCAGAAAAGGCGCAATTGGAGTTTAAAACTGCTCTTGACCTTGCACAGAATTTAAAAGAACCTTTAAAGGAAAAGAAAGCAGCGCGGGGCTTAG GGGCATCTTTACAACGGCAGGGCAAGTACCGGGAAGCTATTAAGTGCCACTCTATGGTTCTTGAAATATCGGCAAGACATGGAGAGGAGTCGGGGAACACAGAAGCTTATGGAGCAATAGCTGATTGTTATACTGAGCTTGGGGACTTGGAACAAGCTGCAAAATACTATGACAATTATATTGCAAGGTTAGAGACTGATTGA